One region of Jatrophihabitans cynanchi genomic DNA includes:
- a CDS encoding SDR family NAD(P)-dependent oxidoreductase: MSARVVIVTGGSRGLGAGIVASYLRSGDKVATCARAATQQVDSWITESGERFLFQPADLSRADDAKAFVDAVIARWGRVDVLVNNAGVARDGVLGLASDEDIDVVIDLNLKGTIYMTRLVSRRMLANRSGSIVNISSIVGRSGYRGLAVYSATKAALDGFTRAMARELGSRGITVNSVAPGYLRTELSHGLDEQQLEQIVRRTPAGRLGEPEDIARTVQFLTDPANSYLTGQVLVVDGGLTG, from the coding sequence ATGAGCGCGCGGGTGGTGATCGTGACAGGCGGCAGCCGCGGTCTCGGCGCCGGCATCGTCGCGTCCTACCTGCGCTCCGGCGACAAGGTTGCCACCTGTGCCCGCGCCGCCACCCAACAGGTCGACTCGTGGATCACCGAAAGCGGCGAACGGTTCCTGTTCCAGCCGGCCGACCTGTCCCGCGCGGACGACGCCAAGGCCTTCGTCGACGCGGTGATCGCCCGATGGGGGCGGGTCGACGTGCTGGTGAACAACGCGGGCGTCGCGCGGGACGGGGTGCTCGGGCTGGCCAGCGACGAGGATATCGACGTGGTCATCGACCTGAACCTCAAGGGCACGATCTACATGACGCGGTTGGTCAGCAGGCGCATGCTCGCGAACCGCAGCGGCAGCATCGTCAACATCTCCTCGATCGTCGGCCGCTCCGGCTATCGCGGTCTCGCCGTGTACAGCGCCACCAAGGCCGCGCTCGACGGCTTCACCAGGGCGATGGCGCGCGAGCTCGGATCGCGCGGCATCACCGTGAACTCGGTCGCACCCGGCTACCTGCGCACCGAGTTGAGTCACGGGCTGGACGAGCAGCAGTTGGAGCAGATCGTGCGGCGCACCCCGGCCGGACGCCTCGGTGAGCCCGAGGACATCGCGCGCACAGTGCAGTTCCTCACCGACCCGGCGAACAGCTATCTGACCGGCCAGGTTCTGGTCGTCGACGGCGGGCTCACCGGCTGA
- a CDS encoding class I adenylate-forming enzyme family protein, with the protein MIELLRRAAAQDADRPAIVLDEYTRSYGELVHAAESVAAALTDRGIRRFASVEHDAATAAALLAGASLAGAEACQYPPIPADADTAADEIIARAQRFDHEVVVAARALELPGLTSLAASELTGTEATRPAPPEHRPHLVLTTGTTGTPRGVLHDWNRLLRATQRIAPGAGQRWLLAYGLHQFAGLQLLLHVFAAGATLIAPAPRRPREGLAAMRAHGVTHASATPTYWRFLLAELHADGGPVPALTQLTLGGEPIPGPLLDELAGTFPSAHISQVYAASEFGSTGSVRDGRNGLTLEVLQRGEDADVAMKIVDGELWVRSRVGMLGYYGQPAVDADGWRATGDLVEIVDGRIQFRGRSSEIINVGGVKVHPLPIEELVATVPGVALARAFGRPNPLTGSIVALEVVATTGAEQGVVEAAIRGACAELPAAARPRSIRFVDAIATAGDKIARASA; encoded by the coding sequence TTGATCGAACTGTTGCGGCGGGCGGCCGCGCAGGATGCCGACCGGCCCGCCATCGTCCTGGACGAGTACACCCGCAGCTACGGCGAACTCGTCCATGCGGCAGAGTCCGTAGCGGCCGCGCTGACCGACCGCGGGATCCGCCGGTTCGCAAGCGTCGAGCACGACGCGGCGACCGCCGCCGCACTGCTCGCCGGTGCCTCGCTCGCCGGCGCCGAGGCCTGCCAGTACCCGCCGATCCCGGCCGACGCGGACACCGCCGCCGACGAGATCATCGCGCGCGCACAGCGGTTCGACCATGAGGTTGTCGTGGCTGCGCGCGCGCTCGAGCTGCCCGGCCTGACCAGCCTCGCGGCGAGCGAGCTGACCGGAACCGAAGCGACCCGGCCGGCCCCACCGGAGCACCGGCCACACCTGGTGCTCACCACCGGCACCACCGGTACCCCTCGTGGCGTGCTGCACGACTGGAACCGGCTGCTGCGCGCGACGCAGCGCATCGCGCCCGGCGCGGGCCAGCGCTGGCTGCTCGCCTACGGACTGCACCAGTTCGCCGGGCTGCAACTGCTGCTGCACGTGTTCGCGGCCGGCGCCACGCTCATCGCCCCGGCGCCACGCCGCCCGCGCGAGGGGCTGGCCGCGATGCGCGCGCACGGTGTCACGCACGCGAGCGCGACGCCCACGTACTGGCGCTTCCTGCTCGCGGAACTGCACGCGGACGGCGGCCCGGTTCCCGCGCTCACCCAGCTCACCCTCGGCGGCGAGCCGATTCCCGGCCCACTGCTGGACGAACTGGCCGGCACATTCCCGTCCGCGCACATCTCGCAGGTCTACGCGGCGAGCGAGTTCGGCTCCACCGGGTCGGTCCGCGACGGCCGCAACGGGCTCACCCTCGAGGTGCTGCAGCGTGGCGAGGACGCCGACGTCGCGATGAAGATCGTCGATGGCGAGCTGTGGGTGCGATCGCGGGTGGGCATGCTCGGCTACTACGGCCAACCCGCGGTGGACGCGGACGGCTGGCGCGCCACGGGCGATCTCGTCGAGATCGTGGACGGGCGCATCCAGTTCCGCGGCCGCTCGTCCGAGATCATCAACGTGGGCGGGGTGAAGGTGCATCCGCTGCCGATCGAGGAGTTGGTCGCAACGGTGCCCGGCGTGGCCCTCGCGCGCGCCTTCGGCCGCCCGAACCCGCTCACCGGCTCGATCGTCGCGCTGGAAGTGGTAGCCACGACGGGTGCCGAGCAAGGGGTGGTCGAGGCCGCGATCCGCGGCGCCTGCGCCGAGTTGCCCGCGGCGGCCCGGCCGCGCAGCATCCGGTTCGTCGACGCCATCGCCACGGCCGGCGACAAGATCGCCCGGGCGTCGGCATGA
- a CDS encoding glycosyltransferase family protein, protein MPMTVLVEPHPSGHRFQAVANVALLAARTSDVLLLTSVGATASEEFAAYLSDVPIKVEERFAAILPSTREQARAIAQACRAGDVATVVLMDADQALKRWWFVAPRVLRRLPRRPRVVFMLTRYPARLSLTDRTGWKLRLSKAILVLAAMATGSLHRVAGFAGRDDLTRGRLVKRARDPAVCLAHSRDRARLRAELGLPGNRSLVGIFGVLTDRKHAPLVLGAIGASGCDADLLLAGRVKPDVAAWLDALPDALRSRVIVRDGFLANATLDALVASVDVVAIAMTNNGPSGIMGKALAAGVPVVSAGSTVRARELAATGNGEAAELTAAGLGAALGRILCRGGAPVRPPRVPPATGESFAATLLGLDGS, encoded by the coding sequence GTGCCGATGACCGTGCTCGTCGAGCCGCACCCCAGTGGGCACCGCTTCCAGGCGGTCGCCAACGTCGCGCTGCTCGCGGCCCGCACGAGCGACGTGCTGCTGCTGACCTCGGTGGGCGCGACAGCGAGCGAGGAGTTCGCGGCGTACCTCTCCGACGTCCCGATCAAGGTCGAGGAGCGGTTCGCGGCCATCCTGCCGTCGACCCGCGAGCAGGCTCGCGCGATCGCGCAGGCGTGCCGCGCCGGCGACGTCGCGACCGTGGTGCTGATGGACGCCGACCAGGCGCTCAAGCGGTGGTGGTTCGTCGCCCCACGTGTATTGCGCCGGCTGCCCCGCCGGCCGCGGGTCGTGTTCATGCTGACCCGCTACCCCGCGCGCCTGTCGCTCACCGACCGCACCGGCTGGAAACTGCGGCTCAGCAAGGCGATCCTCGTGCTCGCCGCGATGGCGACCGGCAGCCTGCACCGCGTGGCCGGGTTCGCCGGCCGCGACGATCTGACGCGGGGCCGGCTGGTGAAGCGGGCGCGCGATCCCGCCGTCTGCCTTGCGCACTCGCGCGATCGCGCCCGGCTGCGCGCCGAACTCGGGCTGCCGGGGAACCGAAGCCTGGTCGGCATCTTCGGCGTGCTCACCGACCGCAAGCACGCACCGCTGGTGCTCGGGGCGATCGGCGCATCCGGTTGCGACGCCGACCTGCTGCTCGCCGGCCGGGTCAAGCCGGACGTTGCGGCGTGGCTGGACGCGTTGCCGGATGCCTTACGCAGCAGGGTGATCGTGCGCGACGGGTTCCTGGCCAACGCCACACTCGATGCACTGGTCGCATCGGTCGACGTGGTGGCGATCGCGATGACCAACAACGGCCCGAGCGGCATCATGGGCAAGGCACTCGCCGCCGGCGTCCCGGTGGTGTCGGCCGGCTCGACGGTGCGCGCCCGGGAACTGGCGGCAACCGGCAACGGCGAGGCTGCCGAGTTGACCGCCGCCGGCCTGGGCGCGGCACTGGGCCGAATCCTCTGCCGCGGCGGGGCGCCGGTACGTCCGCCGCGCGTCCCACCGGCGACCGGCGAGAGCTTCGCGGCAACCCTGCTCGGCCTGGACGGATCGTGA
- a CDS encoding class I SAM-dependent methyltransferase: MSGEHAAVGFKQRLRRVLPAPMVQLLDHMAFGLRRRGIRAVQGFFALFGLNVVKKADYYSTLPVLREIEATRSRWDRPSPLAGLDVDVPGMTKLLGELADRWEEEFRAATGDYAANQRAGFGPGYPKGDARTLYYLLREHRPARYLEVGSGLSTYYATLAGARNVADGAPLQITCIEPYPFPALRTLPDVELVQAFVQDVPLARFERLQDGDVLFIDSSHALKIDSDVAYLFLEVLPRLAPGVLVHIHDVPFPYNTPYPADTWLFGERWPVYWNEAMLVQAFLAFNPAFEIMLSTPLIRHGDERFLIERFDDYLPLPREKNPASSLWLRRVDPGDHT; this comes from the coding sequence GTGTCCGGTGAACACGCCGCAGTGGGCTTCAAGCAGCGGTTGCGGCGCGTGCTTCCCGCTCCGATGGTGCAGCTCCTGGACCATATGGCGTTCGGGCTGCGGCGGCGCGGGATCCGCGCTGTGCAAGGGTTCTTCGCGCTGTTCGGCCTCAACGTCGTCAAGAAGGCCGACTACTACTCGACGCTGCCGGTGCTGCGCGAGATCGAGGCGACCCGGTCACGCTGGGACCGGCCCAGCCCGCTCGCCGGGCTGGACGTCGACGTGCCGGGCATGACCAAGCTGCTGGGCGAACTCGCCGACCGTTGGGAGGAGGAGTTCCGGGCCGCGACCGGCGACTACGCGGCCAACCAGCGTGCAGGTTTCGGGCCCGGCTACCCGAAGGGCGACGCGCGAACGCTGTACTACCTGCTGCGCGAGCATCGGCCGGCCCGCTACCTGGAGGTCGGGTCCGGGCTGTCGACGTACTACGCGACTCTCGCGGGCGCGCGCAACGTCGCCGACGGTGCGCCGCTGCAGATCACCTGCATCGAGCCATACCCGTTCCCCGCGCTGCGCACCTTGCCGGACGTCGAGCTGGTGCAGGCCTTCGTGCAGGACGTGCCGCTGGCACGGTTCGAACGGCTGCAGGACGGCGACGTGCTGTTCATCGACTCGTCGCACGCGCTGAAGATCGACAGCGACGTGGCGTACCTGTTCCTGGAGGTACTGCCCCGGCTCGCGCCCGGTGTGCTCGTGCACATCCACGACGTTCCGTTCCCGTACAACACCCCGTACCCGGCGGACACCTGGCTCTTCGGCGAGCGCTGGCCGGTGTACTGGAACGAGGCGATGCTGGTGCAGGCGTTCCTCGCGTTCAATCCCGCGTTCGAGATCATGCTGTCCACCCCGCTGATCCGCCACGGCGACGAGCGGTTCCTGATCGAGCGGTTCGACGACTACCTGCCGCTGCCTCGGGAGAAGAACCCGGCGTCCTCGCTCTGGCTGCGCCGCGTCGACCCTGGTGATCACACCTAG
- a CDS encoding class I SAM-dependent methyltransferase: MNPAVRAVARGAVRTANTPIAKARTARALAAAPRPLKLEIGGLTPRPGWFVTNVSALARNYLDATRRWPLEDGSLEFVYADNVIEHITLPAARVMLAEAYRCLEPGGVIRLVTPDIRAHVELYLAGAGSLDTPAAAHYRDMGLTVEHPIDLVRIPIGSFGHHAGYVYDLDTLDQEFKRAGFHSTLRCRPGASEHPALIGLDQRGHEGGAQLAVEATR, encoded by the coding sequence GTGAATCCTGCCGTTCGCGCCGTGGCACGCGGCGCGGTGCGCACCGCCAACACCCCGATCGCGAAAGCCCGAACGGCCCGCGCGCTGGCCGCCGCACCGCGGCCGCTGAAGCTGGAGATCGGCGGACTGACACCCCGCCCCGGCTGGTTCGTGACCAACGTCAGCGCTCTGGCGCGCAACTACCTGGACGCGACCAGGCGCTGGCCGCTCGAGGACGGCTCACTCGAGTTCGTGTACGCCGACAACGTGATCGAGCACATCACGCTGCCCGCCGCGCGCGTGATGCTCGCCGAGGCGTACCGGTGTCTCGAACCGGGCGGCGTCATCCGTCTGGTCACGCCGGACATCCGCGCCCACGTCGAGCTGTACCTGGCCGGCGCCGGCTCGTTGGACACGCCGGCCGCCGCGCACTATCGCGACATGGGGCTGACCGTCGAGCACCCGATCGACCTGGTGCGCATCCCGATCGGCTCGTTCGGCCACCACGCCGGCTACGTCTACGACCTGGACACGCTGGACCAGGAGTTCAAGCGGGCCGGCTTCCACTCGACGCTCCGCTGCCGGCCGGGTGCGAGCGAGCACCCGGCGCTCATCGGCCTGGACCAGCGCGGCCACGAGGGCGGCGCCCAACTCGCGGTGGAAGCAACCCGCTGA
- a CDS encoding SGNH/GDSL hydrolase family protein, giving the protein MSAPLPMPIRVLVKGASTVNWLSGMGGPRTDFAFPRAIEAELLASGRPVRVETISVASERTSTTLLRWEKEVLGYSPDVVVLVYGHYETIHLFLPRWLERHANSLRTRPRRITNLYRKHVLRPVWMALAKLQAKLDTVLDPTLRRSRPRNVAADLQALISQLQKVGSPLVFVFELLPPATRYRSWFPGMTERIAVMNDAIAEMVARVDLPNVRLFRTSELVTKYADGDVDAATPDGFHYSPQLHREIGTQLAREIAEWADTQPHLRMPAPPHA; this is encoded by the coding sequence ATGTCCGCCCCGCTTCCGATGCCCATCCGCGTGCTGGTCAAGGGCGCGTCCACCGTGAACTGGCTCTCGGGCATGGGCGGCCCGCGCACCGACTTCGCGTTCCCGCGCGCGATCGAGGCCGAGCTGCTCGCGTCCGGCCGGCCGGTACGGGTCGAGACGATCTCGGTCGCGTCCGAGCGCACCAGCACCACGTTGCTGCGCTGGGAGAAGGAGGTGCTCGGCTACTCGCCGGACGTCGTCGTGCTGGTGTACGGGCACTACGAGACGATCCACCTGTTCCTGCCGCGCTGGCTGGAACGGCACGCGAACAGCCTGCGTACCCGACCGCGGCGCATCACCAACCTGTACCGCAAGCACGTGCTTCGCCCGGTGTGGATGGCGCTCGCCAAACTGCAGGCCAAGCTGGATACGGTGCTGGACCCGACGCTTCGCCGCTCGCGACCACGCAACGTCGCCGCGGATCTGCAGGCGTTGATCAGCCAGCTGCAGAAGGTGGGCAGCCCGCTGGTGTTCGTGTTCGAGCTGCTGCCGCCGGCCACGAGGTATCGCAGCTGGTTCCCCGGCATGACCGAGCGGATCGCCGTGATGAACGACGCGATCGCCGAGATGGTCGCGCGCGTAGACCTGCCGAACGTGCGGCTGTTCCGCACCAGCGAGCTGGTGACCAAGTACGCCGACGGCGATGTCGACGCGGCCACCCCGGACGGCTTCCACTACTCGCCACAGCTGCATCGCGAGATAGGCACGCAGCTGGCCCGTGAGATCGCCGAGTGGGCCGACACCCAGCCGCACCTGCGAATGCCCGCACCGCCGCACGCCTGA
- a CDS encoding acyl carrier protein, with protein MGVSADKCTADVQGVLTTFLARIDKPAGFGLDTSLYAGGLGLDSLETAELSALLEDELGTDPFSSGVMPQTVGELSAFYGRGAGAR; from the coding sequence ATGGGCGTTTCGGCGGACAAGTGCACGGCCGACGTGCAGGGCGTGCTCACCACGTTTCTCGCCCGCATCGACAAGCCGGCCGGGTTCGGTCTGGACACGTCGCTGTACGCGGGCGGCCTCGGACTGGACTCGCTGGAGACGGCCGAGCTGTCCGCGCTGCTCGAGGACGAACTCGGCACCGACCCGTTCAGCTCGGGCGTCATGCCGCAGACCGTCGGCGAGCTGAGCGCGTTCTACGGCCGCGGCGCAGGCGCCCGCTGA
- a CDS encoding CatB-related O-acetyltransferase encodes MTNRHSLQPERPGVASRLNMIAKRRVQLWIYGAEANFSGDPRRRVVVDDTSSADLRLVQYNAADGEPVRIGKYSVLNHTATILHGGLHRSDYVSAVHIHREAGSWVVPDGSIHSRGPVVIGNDVVVGYEALIMSGVTIGDGAIVASRAVVTKDVEPYSIVAGNPARLVKYRFDEPTRAALLRISWWDWPAEKVAELRHEIDSPDVAGFIARHDPSRG; translated from the coding sequence GTGACCAACCGGCACAGCCTGCAACCGGAGCGGCCCGGCGTCGCGTCGCGCCTGAACATGATCGCCAAGCGTCGGGTGCAGCTGTGGATCTACGGCGCCGAGGCGAACTTCTCCGGCGACCCGCGGCGGCGCGTGGTCGTCGACGACACGTCCAGCGCGGATCTGCGGCTGGTGCAGTACAACGCGGCCGACGGCGAACCGGTGCGCATCGGTAAGTACAGCGTGCTCAATCACACCGCGACGATCCTGCACGGCGGGCTGCACCGCTCGGACTACGTCAGCGCGGTGCACATCCACCGCGAGGCCGGATCGTGGGTGGTCCCGGACGGCTCGATCCACAGCCGCGGCCCGGTGGTGATCGGCAACGACGTGGTCGTCGGATACGAGGCGCTGATCATGTCCGGGGTCACCATCGGGGACGGCGCGATCGTCGCCTCGCGCGCCGTCGTCACCAAGGACGTCGAGCCGTACTCGATCGTCGCGGGGAACCCGGCGCGGCTGGTCAAGTACCGCTTCGACGAGCCGACCCGAGCCGCGCTGCTGCGGATCAGCTGGTGGGACTGGCCGGCCGAGAAGGTGGCCGAGCTGCGGCACGAGATCGACAGCCCGGACGTCGCCGGCTTCATCGCCCGGCACGACCCGTCACGCGGGTGA
- a CDS encoding lipopolysaccharide biosynthesis protein → MSTAAGSGAGGLNAVARSALARLASFLPTAVATLLTSRLIISRFGIDSFDAFILILTLISLVPLNNLGVGAAVTSAYAADGPASERSRRVTLTAARVLTLSTLGTATAALLLSAAGAWPRLLGASSGPNLYCGMAMAIYAVSFLPGLGQSMLLGVHRNHVTVLVQTFFTPTILVGTGAIVLLGVGGDAAMLVPPAALVVNNTVTFVLAARTTGLSWTWLLRSLPLRSREPGASIRAMSGPVLVITLATPIALQSDRIVLSHVASKQAVANYSVLFQIIAPAIALIAASAQPLWPVFAEARAQGRAGPSLTRLTVLFCGAGTLLGAVLAAIANPVAELIGGDAISLGVLLPVSGGLAIVTAAASYPVAMSLMDPDRVRFGAFLTVLALPLNIGLSIWLAGLVGASGPLLATVAVGIGVQAVPGLIYSHTWRAPGRHRPATVPDPQLLASARAVSC, encoded by the coding sequence GTGAGCACCGCGGCGGGCAGCGGCGCCGGCGGGCTGAATGCGGTGGCCCGCAGCGCGCTCGCGCGGCTCGCCTCGTTCCTGCCGACCGCGGTCGCCACGCTGCTGACCAGCCGGCTGATCATCTCCCGGTTCGGCATCGACTCCTTCGACGCCTTCATCCTGATCCTGACCCTGATCAGCCTGGTGCCGTTGAACAATCTCGGGGTGGGCGCCGCGGTGACGTCGGCTTACGCGGCCGACGGGCCGGCGTCCGAGCGGTCGCGGCGGGTCACCCTGACCGCGGCGCGGGTGCTCACGCTGTCCACGCTGGGCACCGCCACCGCGGCGCTGCTGCTGAGCGCTGCCGGCGCCTGGCCGCGGCTGCTGGGCGCGTCGTCCGGACCGAACCTGTACTGCGGCATGGCGATGGCGATCTACGCGGTGAGCTTCCTGCCCGGCCTCGGCCAGAGCATGCTGCTCGGCGTGCACCGCAACCACGTCACGGTGCTGGTGCAGACCTTCTTCACGCCGACGATCCTGGTCGGCACCGGCGCGATCGTGCTGCTCGGCGTGGGCGGTGACGCGGCCATGCTCGTGCCACCCGCGGCGCTGGTCGTGAACAACACGGTGACCTTCGTGCTGGCCGCGCGCACGACCGGCCTGTCGTGGACGTGGCTGCTGCGCTCGCTACCGCTGCGCTCACGCGAGCCGGGAGCCTCGATCAGGGCGATGTCCGGGCCGGTGCTGGTGATCACGCTGGCCACGCCGATCGCGCTGCAGAGCGACCGGATCGTGCTCAGTCACGTGGCGAGCAAGCAGGCCGTCGCCAACTACTCGGTGCTGTTCCAGATCATCGCGCCGGCGATCGCGCTGATCGCGGCGTCGGCCCAACCGCTGTGGCCGGTGTTCGCCGAGGCACGGGCACAGGGCCGCGCCGGACCTTCGCTGACGCGGTTGACGGTGCTGTTCTGCGGCGCCGGCACGCTGCTCGGGGCGGTGCTCGCTGCGATCGCGAACCCGGTAGCCGAACTCATCGGCGGCGACGCGATCTCACTCGGCGTGCTGCTGCCGGTCAGTGGCGGCCTGGCGATCGTCACCGCCGCCGCGTCGTACCCGGTGGCGATGAGCCTGATGGACCCGGACCGGGTGCGGTTCGGCGCGTTCCTCACGGTGCTGGCGCTGCCGCTGAACATCGGCCTGTCGATCTGGCTGGCCGGGCTCGTCGGCGCGTCGGGCCCGCTGCTCGCCACGGTGGCGGTCGGCATCGGGGTGCAGGCCGTGCCGGGCCTGATCTACAGCCACACCTGGCGCGCGCCCGGCCGACACCGTCCGGCCACTGTGCCCGATCCGCAGCTGCTCGCTTCAGCGCGCGCGGTCAGCTGCTGA
- a CDS encoding serine O-acetyltransferase, with the protein MSSSGISGELSLRELVFSDLARHRADARPSWLKVFARCLTVPGMIASLVLRSQQVLHRSGHVRLAAMLRTVAVVLVSADFGPGMQIGTGLLLAHPVGVNIGYGVRIGNNVTFAGGVTAAARYYDNRGPQEFATICDGATIGAHAVLVGGVRIGENAVVGANSVVLKDVPDNAVVLGSPARQIGVNAPVPSPA; encoded by the coding sequence ATGTCGTCATCTGGCATCTCGGGGGAACTGAGCCTGCGCGAGCTGGTGTTCTCCGACCTCGCGCGGCACCGCGCCGACGCCCGGCCGAGTTGGCTCAAGGTGTTCGCCCGCTGCCTGACGGTGCCGGGCATGATCGCCTCGCTCGTCCTGCGCAGCCAGCAGGTGCTGCACCGCTCGGGTCACGTGCGCCTGGCCGCGATGCTGCGCACGGTCGCGGTGGTCCTGGTGAGCGCGGACTTCGGGCCGGGCATGCAGATCGGCACCGGCCTGCTGCTGGCACACCCGGTCGGCGTCAACATCGGCTACGGCGTGCGGATCGGCAACAACGTCACCTTCGCCGGAGGCGTCACCGCGGCGGCGCGCTATTACGACAACCGCGGCCCGCAGGAGTTCGCCACGATCTGCGACGGCGCCACGATCGGCGCCCACGCCGTGCTCGTCGGCGGTGTGCGGATCGGCGAGAACGCCGTTGTCGGCGCGAACTCGGTGGTGCTCAAGGACGTGCCGGACAACGCGGTGGTGCTGGGCAGTCCGGCGCGCCAGATCGGCGTCAACGCGCCGGTGCCCTCACCCGCGTGA
- a CDS encoding glycosyltransferase family 61 protein encodes MVRLPPRLRPLFPYLKPAYVTTTRLVAPVGVRLSRRRGGWLPVGVAPTLERAAADSGGRCVTARPAERIERPAMRGYPAGTALADRRDGERVERVAVAELPRGRVLGPHRAVITGTGELVQDVSWYFGTRRPREHPLFLNPFPAAPLQLDGRVGVLAARGDGNYYHFLMDVLTRLGVLEQAPDVAPPQRWYVPQRLRFQRELLDLFAIDVAQRIDADLHPHVRAETLVVAGPPAMVEKNPPWAVRFLRSRLLPAVAPAGGARRLYVTRGSAANNRAVVNEPDVLALLRDRGFESIDPGALSVREQIGAFGCADLVVSPHGAALTNLVFVPPGAGVVELFPAGCVLPDFWRLACGVPGLRYRYLSAPGGPRRPTRAGTIVRDIRVDLDALTAMLDELA; translated from the coding sequence GTGGTCCGACTGCCGCCGCGGCTGCGCCCGCTGTTCCCGTACCTCAAGCCGGCATACGTCACGACCACGCGGCTGGTGGCACCGGTCGGGGTCCGGCTCAGCCGGCGCCGTGGCGGTTGGCTGCCGGTCGGAGTCGCGCCCACCCTGGAGCGGGCGGCGGCTGATTCCGGTGGCCGCTGCGTTACCGCGCGGCCCGCGGAGCGGATCGAACGTCCGGCGATGCGCGGCTACCCGGCCGGAACCGCCCTCGCCGACAGGCGCGACGGCGAGCGCGTCGAGCGGGTCGCCGTCGCCGAACTGCCGCGCGGCCGCGTGCTCGGGCCGCACCGCGCGGTGATCACCGGCACCGGCGAGCTGGTACAGGACGTGAGCTGGTACTTCGGGACGCGGCGGCCCCGCGAGCATCCGCTGTTCCTGAACCCGTTCCCCGCGGCACCGCTGCAGCTCGACGGTCGCGTCGGCGTGCTGGCGGCACGCGGCGACGGCAACTACTACCACTTCCTGATGGACGTGCTCACCCGGCTCGGCGTCCTGGAACAGGCGCCTGATGTCGCGCCGCCACAACGGTGGTACGTGCCGCAACGACTCCGTTTCCAGCGCGAACTGCTCGACCTGTTCGCCATCGACGTGGCCCAGCGGATCGATGCCGACCTGCACCCGCACGTCCGCGCCGAGACCCTCGTCGTCGCCGGACCACCCGCGATGGTCGAGAAGAACCCGCCGTGGGCAGTGCGGTTCCTGCGCTCACGGCTGCTTCCTGCGGTCGCACCGGCCGGTGGCGCGCGCCGACTGTACGTGACACGCGGGTCGGCAGCGAACAACCGCGCGGTCGTGAACGAACCAGACGTGCTGGCGCTGCTGCGCGATCGCGGCTTCGAGAGCATCGACCCCGGCGCGCTGTCGGTGCGCGAGCAGATCGGCGCGTTCGGCTGTGCCGACCTCGTCGTGTCCCCACACGGGGCGGCGCTGACGAACCTGGTGTTCGTGCCGCCGGGCGCAGGCGTCGTCGAGCTGTTTCCCGCCGGCTGCGTGCTCCCGGACTTCTGGCGGCTCGCCTGCGGCGTCCCTGGCCTGCGCTACCGCTACCTCTCGGCACCCGGCGGCCCGCGGCGGCCGACCCGCGCCGGCACGATCGTGCGCGACATCCGGGTGGATCTCGACGCGCTCACCGCGATGTTGGACGAGCTGGCCTGA